GTCTACAAGTACATTTTGCGATTTAAACCACGAACAATTCTTGACACTATCTTTATATTGAAGTGCTTTAGACATACACATTTCACAATGCTTTACCAGCTCACAATCACCACAAACCATTTTACAAGGTGCTTGTAAATTTTGAAATGACTCATAATGTTTGCTTATTATTTCAGAAAATGTGGATTCTGTTAAATCACCTAGTTCATAATTCATCGTGATACAGGGGGTTACCTTCATATCATAAGAAATTTTATATGTTTTATATCCTGCTCCACAGTTTGTTGCTTCATGACATTCTTCTGCTTTTGAAATAGAGAATTTTTTATCATCATATTCTTCTGATAATTCTTCTAATAGAATCTCAAAATCTCTATATCTATAATTACTTTCTATGTTATTATTTTGTGCATTTCCTTGAAGATAAACTAATTCAAAAGCATGCTTATGAACACCTAGCTCTTTGGTAAATTTTACTAACTCAAAAATATCCTCTTTATTTTGATCAATTATACATGTTGCAACTTCACAAGGAATTTTTTTAGTCATTATTCTTTTCAAAAATTCGGTAGCGTTTTGAAAACTCTTTTTATTTTGTCTAATCTTGTTATGATATTCAGGTAAACCGTCTAAACTAACTCTAATTATACCGCCAGTATTTTTTATTTTTGAAACAGTCTCTATTATATTATCATTCACAATAATTCCACTGGTTGAAATATTTACTTGAACATGATTACTAACTAAATAATCTATTGCATATTCTAAATGAGGATATGTCAAAACTTCTCCCCCAGTTAATTGGATGTATTGAACACCTAATGAAGTAATAGACTCTAGAATTTTTATTAAATCATTCTTTCCCATATGCTGATTTTTCTTTTTACCTAAATAACAGTGTAAGCAATCTAGAGGACAATAATTTGTTAGTTCTAACATAATTGAGACTGGGCAATAGTATTCATTAGTCCCATAGATCACCTGATTTTGGCCACTATATCGTTCTGCCTTTTTTTCTACAACTTTACTATTCTCAAATGTTTGCAGGAATTCTTTTATAAATATTGCAGTATCCTCAGCAGGATATCTCTTATATAATTGGTTAATAATCATATCCAATGTATTTTTCCCATTACAAAGTGACAGTATTTCAAATCCTGATTTATTTAATTCCACGATACATTTTGTGTTTGATTCAATAAAAGAAAGGTAATATTTATCTAAACTAATTTGTATTCTTGCACTGTTTTTTAAAAAATAATACATAAAGATCTCCTTTTTTATAAGATGAATGGATCAATATAATCCAACACAATTATATTGATCCATAAGTTTATCCAATTGCTGAAGCAAGTCCACCACAAGCGGCTACAAGTGCTGCCCCACCAAACTTGCCACCAAGCGTTGCAAGAGCTGGATTATAAATACAAACTCCAATATTACAATTTAAAATTTCCGGTTTTTGCATTTTATGACCTCCATTTATACATAATTATATTGATCCATAAGTTTATCCAATTGCTGAAGCAAGTCCGCCACAAGCAGCTATAAGGGCAGCCGCACCTAACTTGACAGATAATGCTGCTAAAGCTGGGTTGTATAAACAAACTCCGATATTACATTGTAGTACTTCTGGTTTTTCCATTTTTACACCTCTCTTATCGTATAAATAATTTCTACTAGCCCATTAATGTTGCTAAACCGCCACAAATAGCAATCATTGCTGGAGTATTAGCAAATCCAATTGTTGCTAATCCTGGATTGATCGTACACACACCAAGATTACAGCTTAGAATTTCTGGTTTTTGCATATAGTTTCACCTCCCTTTCTATGCTCTAAATATAATAGAAAAAATAAGATATCTTGATGTTCTTGTTTGAATTGTGAGTATTTTCGTTTGAATAAAAAATATTCATCTAAAAACAAGAAAAAGTGGAACAATAATCAGAAAAAACCTGATTATTGTCCCACTTTCGTTTCATTAATTGAAACAATATTTTTAAATGATATGCAAATCCAAGAAAATATAGCATTATTTATTAAGAGTGCTATATCCAGATTATTCTTATAGAAAAGTATTAACACCCCTAATAAAATCAATAGAAAATATTTTTTATAGTTAAACTTCAGAATTTTATACCTTAATATTATTAGTACGTTTAAAATAACAATAAACAGAAATAAAAAAATCATTGTTTGAATTGATAAAGACAGTATTTGATGTATACTACATAATAAAAAAATTCCTGTTGTAAAAGTCAAACATCCAATAAACGAAGTAGCATGATACCCATTAATCGTGCTTCTAAGATAACCAAATACTAAAGTAAAAATTAATCCAAAATGAAAAATATTTAAGTAATTACTTAAAATTAATAAAAAGACAAAAACTGTTCCTTGGCTAATTATAATTTCAAGTCCAAAACGAAAAATTTCTAGTTGTTCTGCTTCTATATATCCCCAACTATTAAATTTATGGCTTAAATAGTTACATAACCTATGTAACATTATGAGATTCCTCCTCACTAATAGGTATACACACAAGTATTGTAAATACATTATTAGTTGTATCTATGTCAATTTCACCATTGTACTTATTAACAACAGAGGAAATTGTTAATAAACCATATCCGTGATTCACGGGTTCTTTTTTTGTCGTTTTTATTTTCCCTTTTATTATATTAACATTTTTAAAAGGATTACTTATTCTTAGAATTAAGTTTTCAGAAATTAAATTAATAAATAAATTTATTTCACGTTTCTCTTTGGTTAATTTTTCACAAGCTTCTACGGAATTATTTAGAGAATTGCATAGAATATTAATCAGGTCTAAATCGTCTATATATTTATTTTTATCTATAGATATATTCAAATTAAATTTTACAGTTGGATATTTAGAAATATAATGGTTTAAAACTAAATTTATAATTTTATTATTAGTATCTATTACAGTCATTGTATTATTCAATAATCCTATTTGCTTATTTAAGGTATCTTTTATTTTAATGTAGTCCTGTTCTTCTATGAGGTATAAAATATGAAGGTACACATTTTTCATGTCATGCTTCATATGTTTAATTATTTCTTGGTTTTTTTCTACTTCCCGAAAATAATCATTGTTCATCTCATTAACATTTGAAATAAATTCTAATCTATTATTTTCGACATTTTTTTTACTTATTAATTTAAATATACTAAAAATTATTATTATTATACATACTATAAAGAAACAAATTAAAATCGAATATACTGTTGCGTGAGTAAAAGCATATTGTACCGTACTGCCATATAATAAAGTCATAATCATAATTAATGTCTGTACTAAAATAATATTCATAATTTTATAATTTCGAGTTAGATGAAAAAACAAGCCATCCCTTATACTGGTTTTAAAAATATAGAATATCGCAATCAATAGAGATTTAGATAACACAATAAATAGTATTTTTGCTACGGAAAAAGAAACCATAAACTTATAGTCATATCCCAAAAAAATATTGGTTATTATTACTAAAGTAAAATTGTATATCCCTAACATTAAATAAAAAATAACCGCATACATTATTAGAATTAAGGGGCGCTCATAAAATGTAAGAACTAAAAAGAGAATACACAGAATTAAATCAGCATAAATTACAATAGGAGCTGTTCCAAAAGTCTCATGTAAAAATATTGACGATATTACTACCATAGCTAAAACAATGAGTCTCATCTTTTTATTAACAGGAGTGAAAAAAATCTGTCCAAAGTAAAATAATAGAATAAAATCCAAAACCACAGTAATATCTATTACAGCATCCATATATTTTTGTCCTTCGAACGATATTTTAATATGTGTTCCAATACTTCTTTTTGTCTCCCACGAGATATGTATAATTTATCTTTACTGTCATTGGATATTATGACACTATCTTTAGAATATATTTCTACATGTTTTACATTTACAATTGTTGATCTATTTATAAACATAAATAGAGGTGGGAGTTCTTTAGATAAAATTTTTAAAAACATATAGTTTACTCTAGAACACTCCCGTTGTGTATGAAGGTATATTTTTCTATTAATGGAACTAAAATAATAAATTTCATTTACTTTTACAAAAATATTTCCTTCCATAGTTTTTAAAAATAAGCTATCATTTTCTTTTAAATAATTTAGAGTATTCAAAAATACTTGTTCTAATTTTCTACTTAATTCTTCTTTTTTAATAAAACTAAAAACATTCATTCCAAAAGCTTCAAAGACTAGATCTTCTTGTGTTGAAATAAAAATTATTATTGTCTCTGGACTTAATTTTACTAACTCTTTAGATAAAGTAATCCCATCAATATTAGGCATAGAAATATCTAAAAAAAGAATATGATACGTATTGTCAGTAACATCCTTTATAAAATCCAACGAATTATGAAAAACCCTTGTTCTAATATCTAGATTGAGTTTAAATACAATCTGATCTAGTGCAACTTTTATCTGTTTTGTGAAAATTATTTCATCATCAAGTATGGCTACCTTAATTATAAAATTCACACCCTTTCAAAATATAATTTGACCATTCATACACATATCTCAACTATACAAACAATAAAACAAAATATATATAAAACTTACCTTATAGTTTAATTATATTATACACTAAGAAAGGAGTTTTTTCTAATGGAAAAAATATTTTTTTTATTCTCATATTTGGTTTTATCAATTGGATCAACAGCAACTAGCAAATCCTTTTGGTGGCTATATTCACCTGAAATGCCTCAAATAAAAAAGAAAAAACCATAGTTTATTAGCACAAATGAAGATTAAAAAATGTATCTCCTTGTTTTATAAATATTTCACAATTTCTCTACAATTAACTTCATTTTAGTCCTATTCTAATTCTTATCCTATAACAATATCAGTAGTAAAATTAAGCTAGACAATCAATACAAATAAATGATATTCCTATGATTGTTAATGAGCTTGGGACATAAATTCCAAGAAACACAAAATAGAAGACCGAAAATCGTAAAAAAGATTTTCAGTCTTCTATTTTTTTAGATTATTGTGAGAATCAATCTTGTTTGCTAGCTTATTTAACCTATATTTCCTTAAATTTATCGGAACTAGCGCAAACCAAATTTTATTGTGTACCTGTTGTTTTACTTGAAAAGAGAACCGAGTGAAACATAGTATTTGCTTCTTCCCCACCGTTTATTTAGCCTTATCTATCATTTTTAATTTCCAAGTAGCTCTGCTATTTTCACGAGCACACCATTTTCATCATTGGATAAAATAATTTCTTTGGCGGCTACTTTGACTTTAGGTTGTCCATTACTCACTGCATAGCTATATTCTGCATGTTTCAACATCTCTATGTCATTACCGCTATCACCAAAAGCTGCCACTTCATGATTCTTTATGTCCCATAATTCTTGAAGTTGCAATAACCCATGCGCTTTATGGATTCCTGGAATAATTAGATCCACATCGCCATGTCCACTAGAAACGGGGATTACTTTATCGCCTAATGCTAGATGTAATTGCTCGAGCACTTCTCCTACTTGCTCAACAGGAAAGCTCAATGCAAACTTGAATAAAGTATCCTCTTTCACTTCGAACAAATTTGATACTTTTTTTAGTCGATGGTAATATTTTTTACCATGTTTCACGAAGGACTCTGGTTCAGTTTCGGCAACATATGCACTATTTTTACCGCACAAAATCGTATGTCCCTCTTTAAAATCAGCTAAAATAGTAAGTACTTCATGAATAGTGTTTGAATCGATTTCACCTGTAAATATCTCTTTCCCTTCACTAACCACATAAGCGCCATTTTCTGCTACAAATGACAATTCCTCAGCGATTTCTGGAAAGAAAGATTTAAGCTGGTAGTATTGGTTCCCGCTAGCGATAACAAAACGGATGTCTTGTTGCTTCATTTGTCGGTACAACTGATTAAACGTTTCTCGATCGTAATCTTGTTGACTGTTCAAAAACGTTCCATCCATGTCTACTGCAATCATTTTTACTGTCATTTTTCTACTTCCTTTCAGTCTAGTAACCCAAAATGTTTTAATCCAAAACGAATGCCATCTTCCAGATGAGACTTTGTAATATAATCAGCATGACTTTTTACATGCCCTGAAGCATTATCCATTGCAATTGCCGAATCCACTGCTTCAAACATCCCTATATCATTATTGCCATCACCAAATGCATATGTGGGCACATTAACCGAACCTAATGCTTTGACAACTTCTTTGATACCAGCTTGTTTCGATCGCTTTTTTAATACAACTGCCATTGAATAAGGACTATCTCTAAAAAAAGTAAATATTTCGGAAAATCGTTCTCTATATAATCGATCCTTATCCTCTTCCTCTGAGAAAAGATAAAGCATATAGATTTCCTTTTCTTTATAGAAGTCAGGCGCTATTTTTGGCAGTGGTGCATTGTCTATCTGATACAATTTTTTCATACTCT
This sequence is a window from Enterococcus sp. 7F3_DIV0205. Protein-coding genes within it:
- a CDS encoding LytTR family DNA-binding domain-containing protein, with the protein product MNFIIKVAILDDEIIFTKQIKVALDQIVFKLNLDIRTRVFHNSLDFIKDVTDNTYHILFLDISMPNIDGITLSKELVKLSPETIIIFISTQEDLVFEAFGMNVFSFIKKEELSRKLEQVFLNTLNYLKENDSLFLKTMEGNIFVKVNEIYYFSSINRKIYLHTQRECSRVNYMFLKILSKELPPLFMFINRSTIVNVKHVEIYSKDSVIISNDSKDKLYISRGRQKEVLEHILKYRSKDKNIWML
- a CDS encoding Cof-type HAD-IIB family hydrolase, yielding MTVKMIAVDMDGTFLNSQQDYDRETFNQLYRQMKQQDIRFVIASGNQYYQLKSFFPEIAEELSFVAENGAYVVSEGKEIFTGEIDSNTIHEVLTILADFKEGHTILCGKNSAYVAETEPESFVKHGKKYYHRLKKVSNLFEVKEDTLFKFALSFPVEQVGEVLEQLHLALGDKVIPVSSGHGDVDLIIPGIHKAHGLLQLQELWDIKNHEVAAFGDSGNDIEMLKHAEYSYAVSNGQPKVKVAAKEIILSNDENGVLVKIAELLGN
- a CDS encoding accessory gene regulator B family protein, whose product is MLHRLCNYLSHKFNSWGYIEAEQLEIFRFGLEIIISQGTVFVFLLILSNYLNIFHFGLIFTLVFGYLRSTINGYHATSFIGCLTFTTGIFLLCSIHQILSLSIQTMIFLFLFIVILNVLIILRYKILKFNYKKYFLLILLGVLILFYKNNLDIALLINNAIFSWICISFKNIVSINETKVGQ
- a CDS encoding Cof-type HAD-IIB family hydrolase; this translates as MKEYKALVFFDLDGTLLDTDSKISKENRQAMIDLKRNNILPLIASGRSPKEIREITAGTPIDSYISLNGQYNVVENEVVSKHAIPVQAIEELMAFSQTFVHSLACYTAEEYATSYTNESMKKLYQIDNAPLPKIAPDFYKEKEIYMLYLFSEEEDKDRLYRERFSEIFTFFRDSPYSMAVVLKKRSKQAGIKEVVKALGSVNVPTYAFGDGNNDIGMFEAVDSAIAMDNASGHVKSHADYITKSHLEDGIRFGLKHFGLLD
- a CDS encoding AgrD family cyclic lactone autoinducer peptide → MEKIFFLFSYLVLSIGSTATSKSFWWLYSPEMPQIKKKKP
- a CDS encoding PqqD family peptide modification chaperone, which translates into the protein MYYFLKNSARIQISLDKYYLSFIESNTKCIVELNKSGFEILSLCNGKNTLDMIINQLYKRYPAEDTAIFIKEFLQTFENSKVVEKKAERYSGQNQVIYGTNEYYCPVSIMLELTNYCPLDCLHCYLGKKKNQHMGKNDLIKILESITSLGVQYIQLTGGEVLTYPHLEYAIDYLVSNHVQVNISTSGIIVNDNIIETVSKIKNTGGIIRVSLDGLPEYHNKIRQNKKSFQNATEFLKRIMTKKIPCEVATCIIDQNKEDIFELVKFTKELGVHKHAFELVYLQGNAQNNNIESNYRYRDFEILLEELSEEYDDKKFSISKAEECHEATNCGAGYKTYKISYDMKVTPCITMNYELGDLTESTFSEIISKHYESFQNLQAPCKMVCGDCELVKHCEMCMSKALQYKDSVKNCSWFKSQNVLVDKEQTYVKN
- a CDS encoding GHKL domain-containing protein; amino-acid sequence: MDAVIDITVVLDFILLFYFGQIFFTPVNKKMRLIVLAMVVISSIFLHETFGTAPIVIYADLILCILFLVLTFYERPLILIMYAVIFYLMLGIYNFTLVIITNIFLGYDYKFMVSFSVAKILFIVLSKSLLIAIFYIFKTSIRDGLFFHLTRNYKIMNIILVQTLIMIMTLLYGSTVQYAFTHATVYSILICFFIVCIIIIIFSIFKLISKKNVENNRLEFISNVNEMNNDYFREVEKNQEIIKHMKHDMKNVYLHILYLIEEQDYIKIKDTLNKQIGLLNNTMTVIDTNNKIINLVLNHYISKYPTVKFNLNISIDKNKYIDDLDLINILCNSLNNSVEACEKLTKEKREINLFINLISENLILRISNPFKNVNIIKGKIKTTKKEPVNHGYGLLTISSVVNKYNGEIDIDTTNNVFTILVCIPISEEESHNVT